The Phaseolus vulgaris cultivar G19833 chromosome 5, P. vulgaris v2.0, whole genome shotgun sequence genomic interval CTCCTCACACCACAAGCCTCCTACCTCCACTCCCTTCACTTGATTCCTGCTTCTTCTCCATTTCAGGGAGGAGTAAAAGAACTTAGTGCAGGAGTCCCCGTTCTTGAGCCAACTGACTCTGGACTTCTGGCGCATAAGAGACTCCAGCTTGTTATCCACCTCCTTCCGCTGGCCTACTAACTCGAACCTTTTCATTCTATCACACACCAGCAGATTATCATTGCAATCTTGACAAACGTAGTCCTCTATCTCTTGTAAGATCCTCTTTTTAGTCGATTCCAGATTACCGAAAATGTCTTTATTCCATATTTTTAAATCACCCTTCAGCCGCTTCAACTTATCTTTAACCTTCGTGAAGCTACTCCCCTGTACGACGTAAGCATTCCATCTATCCTTCACCATTTCCATAAAACCTTTCTCTACTAACCAGGCATCAATTGTTCTAAAAGGTTTAGGACCCCAGTCCTTATCCACAGACTTTACTACCAACGCACAATGATCAAATACTTCCCTACGTTGCACATACTGCTTGCACGAAGGCCACACTTGCATCCACTCTTCTGATACCAGAATTCTATCAAGCCTACTCTTGGCCTTCCCATTGGAGCTGAACCAGGTAAAACTCTTACCGACGAAAGGGAGCTCAATCAACAAGTTGGCATCAATGAAGCGATTGAACTCTCTTATTTCACTTAATTGAGAGCC includes:
- the LOC137834100 gene encoding uncharacterized protein is translated as MGCHDNCKFEHKRAGGGTKARYLKHIIAREGAVFVCLQETKAVQFSDARCYSLWGDNKAGWVHYEGDNGGGSLLSLWHTDAFIYDSHIMGKGFIAVSGQHVKANYFNAVRSPGERKGTKERGSQLSEIREFNRFIDANLLIELPFVGKSFTWFSSNGKAKSRLDRILVSEEWMQVWPSCKQYVQRREVFDHCALVVKSVDKDWGPKPFRTIDAWLVEKGFMEMVKDRWNAYVVQGSSFTKVKDKLKRLKGDLKIWNKDIFGNLESTKKRILQEIEDYVCQDCNDNLLVCDRMKRFELVGQRKEVDNKLESLMRQKSRVSWLKNGDSCTKFFYSSLKWRRSRNQVKGVEVGGLWCEEPSTVRAEARRWFDNRFRATRDLRVRLDAVEFKSLSLQDNLRLIEGFSETEVRDAM